The genomic window GGCAGCGACATCGCCACCATCGGGCAACTGTGCGGGTCGCTCGTCGCGTTCGTCCTCTGCTGGGCGGCGATCCTCCGATTGCGCGCCGGTGGGATCCGGCAGGTCCGCATGCTGCGCGCGGCCGCCCTGGTGACGATCCTGCTCACCGAGGTGTTCAACTTCGTCGCCGAAGAATTCGGCGCCCTGATCAACGTCGCGGTCGGACTGCTCGCCCTGGTCGTGTTCTCGCGGCGGATCGCGGCCCTCGAACACGTCACCGAACACGCCGAAATGTCCGAATGACGACGCGTACGAAGCAATCCCGCCCACCGTCCCCTCCCGGACGGCCTCCGTCGCCTACCGTAGAGGCCGTGAGCACCCCGAGCACCGTGTCACCCTGGCCTGCCGTCCTGACGTGGCGCGCGCATTCCGCGCCCCGCATGGAATCGGTACGGGTGCAGCTGAGCGGAAACCGGATCAAGGCGACCGGCCGCGTCGTCGGCGGCGCATGCCCGGAACACCCCGCCTTCAGCGCGTCCTACGACCTCGTCACCGACGAGAACGGCGTGACCCGGCGCCTGTCCCTGCACACCGCCCTCGCGGCCGGGGAACGGCACATGTCGATCAGCCGTGACGAGGACGGCGTGTGGATGGTCGAAACCGGTACCACCCACCTGCGGTCCGGGTTCGCCGGTGCCAAGGACGTCGACGTCGTGCTCAGCCCCTTCTTCAACACCCTGCCCATCCGCCGCTTCGGCCTGCACCACGAATCCGAGGACGTCCAGGTCCCCGTCGTGTACGTCAATCTGCCCGACCTCGCCGTGCGGGAGGCGTCGCTGACCTACAGCAGCGGACCCGACGGTGTCCACGTCCTGTCGCCGGTGTCGTCGTCGTCCGTCACCGTCGACGCCGACGGCTTCGTCCTCGACTATCCGGGGCTCGCGCAGCGGATCTGAACACCCGCCCTCATACCCCTACCCCGTAGCTGTCCCGGTACTGTCGGCGGCATGGCTCGCACCGCGTTCAGGAAGACACTCACGGCCCTCACCGGCGCGCTGGCAGCAGCGACGCTCCTCGTCGGATGTGGGGCGACGGACCCGGGGGAGTCGTCGGCGACCCCGTCCCCGAACCTGCTCGCCCGGTACGACCTCGACGGCCTCGACGCCCGCGAGGTGATCACTCGGCTGGAGACCATGCCTGTCGCCGAGCGCCCCACCGACCTGCTCGCATCGGTCGAGCCGCGCACGGTCGAACTCTCCGACGACAACGGCGCCACGGCCTCCCTGGCGTTGCCCGACGAGCAGTTCTACGTCTCGATCGCGCCCTACGCCGGCCGGACCCACCAGTGCTTCTTCCACAGCCTCACCACGTGTCTCGGTGAGCTGCCGGGCGAGGACATCCGGGTCGAGGTCACCGACCGCTCCACCGGTGCCGTGCTCGTCGACGAGACACTCCGTACCAACGACAACGGCTTCTTCGGGCTGTGGCTGCCGCGTGCCGTCGACGCGACCATCAGCCTCGAGAGCGGTGACCGCTCGGTCACCTCGGAGATATCCACCCACGACGACGACCCGACCTGCGTGACGACGCTCCAGCTCACCTGACCCGGCGGCCGGTCAGCTCACCGCGAGCGCACCCGCCAGCGCGGCGGACTCCGCCGGATGCGAGCCGTGCCCGCCCGCCGTGGTCGGCAATCCGATCACCTGGACCCCGACCGGGATGCCGTCGTCGCCCCGGACTGGCACCGACAGCGCCGGAACCCCGAGCACGTTGAACGGACTGCACATGCGCAGCAACGGGATTCGTGCCACCGACGGATCCGACGAACGAGCCTGCTCCTGCGTCACCGACCGCAGGGGAGTGGTCGCGGTGATCAGCACGTCCAGGCCCAGATCGCCGCGCAGCCGGGAAAGGGCTTGCCGGCGAAGGCGTTCGGCGGCACGGATCGCGTGGATGTAGTCGACGGCCGGACGGTCCCGCTGCGCCGCCAGCAGCGCCGCGGTCGGCGGTTGATACCGCTCGGGGTGCGCCTCGAACCACGGCCGGTGCGTCTCGTACGCCTCCGACCCGGTGACGACCGGATACACCTCCAGAAGCTGGTCCGTCTCCGGGAGTTCCACGTCGACGACGTCGGCGCCGGCATCGGTGAGGTGGCTCTGCGCTGCATTGATGGCGGCCGCGACCACCGGATCCTCGACGTCCCAGTTGCCGCCCCGCAACCGTCCCACCCGCAACCCCGCGACCGGGGTGCGCACGTGCGCGACACCGGGCAGCGCACCCCACGCGAGCGACACGTCGAGAACGTCGGCGGCCAGCAGCCCCACATGATCGAACGACGTCGACAGCGGGAACACCCCCGACGTCGGCAGCGCGCCGAAACTCGGTTTGAACCCGACGACCCCGCACAGGGCGGCGGGGCCCCGGGTGCTGCACCCGGTGTCGGTGCCCACCGCGAGCGGGACGATCCCCTTCGCGACCAGCGCCGCCGACCCCGACGACGAGCCGCCCGCGATCAGATTCGGATCGTGCGGGTGCGCCGCCGGACCGGCCACGTTCACCGCGCCCGTCGGCCCGTACGCGAACTCGTGCAGGTGCGTCTTGGCGACCACGATCGCCCCCGCCTCCCGCAACTGCTGCACGATCCTGGCGTCGGACACCGCCGGCGGCGCATCGGCGAGAACTGCACTGCCGCAGCGTGTCGGCATCCCCGCAACGTCGATGTTGTCCTTGACCGCCACCGCGATCCCGTGCAACGGCCCGATCCAGTCACCCGCCGCGATCGCCTCGTCCGCCCGGGCCGCGGCCGCCACCGCGGCGTCGTCGCACCGGGCCGCCACCAGGTTCTCCCACGGCGTGCCGAGCAGCCCGTCCAGCGCGTCGAGCGTCGCCCGGACCTGCTCGGTGGCCGTCGTCTCGCGTTTGGCCAGCGCCCGTGCCCGGTCGGCGAGCCCCGGCACTCCCGGACCGCTCACGGCCGCAGCACCCCGCCGCGGCGTCCGGCGTCGCGCATCCGCTCGAGCCAGTTCTCCGACCCCGGGACGATGCCCTCGATGGCCCAGCGTTCCCGGTTCTCGTAACGCAGCCGTGCCGCATGTCCGGGCTCGATCAGCCCGGCGAGCGTGCCGTGCCCGGACAACTCGGCACGTGCCTGCGCGAGAACCTCCAGGGTCTCGTCGAGCGCCGTCAGCAGCGCGTCCCGGTTGCCCTCGCACATCGCCCGCACCAGCGACGGCGCACTGCCGGCGACGCGGGTGCCGTCCCGGAACGATCCGGCCGCCAGGCCCAGCGCCAGATCGCCGCCCGCCGCCCCCGACAGGGCCAGTGCCTCGGCGAGCACGTGCGGCAGATGCGAGACCCGGGCCACCGCGGCGTCGTGCTCGGCCGATCCGGCGGGCACCACCACCGCGCCGCAGTCCGATGCCAGCCGCGTCACCTGACCGAAGATGCCCGGGTCGACGCCGTCGTCGGCGCCCACCACCCACACCGCGTCCCGGAACAGGTCGGCGTCTCCGGCCTCCCACCCGGACTGCGACGTGCCCGCCATCGGATGCCCGCCCACGAATCGGTCCTGCAGACCGTGCCGGGCGACGGCCGCCGCCACCTCGGACTTGACGCTGACGACATCGGTGACCGGGCACCCGGGGGCGTGTTCGGCGATCGCGGCGAGCGTGGCGTCGACGGCCGGCATCGGCACCGCCACCACGATCAGGGCGGACGCATCGGCGGCCCGGCGCAACACCGCCACCAGATCGGTGTCGGCGTCGAAACCGTCGAGGCGGGCGGCGTCCACCGCACCCGTCGACCGGTTCCAACCCCACCCGGTCCGGTCGGCGGCGACGGCTGCACGCAGCACCGACCCTCCGATCAGACCCAGGCCGAGAACACAGACGTCAGGTGCGGGAACCGAGAGAGCCACTCGAACAGGTTGGCACATTCACTGCTGGACTTCTTATGGAGGCGCCGGGCGGGCTACCGTTGCCCGCATGGGTGCACAGCGCGCGAACGAGAACAGCGCCTCCACAGGTTCGATCGAGGACCTCGACGGCTTCGGCATGGCCGTGGTTCGAGAGGAAGGACGCTGGACGTGCTCGCCGCTCACCGACGGGGCGCGCACCGACCTGCGGACCGCGGAGAAGGAACTGCTCGAGCTGCGCAGCTCCGGCGCCGTGTTCGGCCTCCTCGACGTCGACGAGGAGTTCTTCGTCATCGTCCGTCCCGCCCCGACCGGCACGCGTCTGCTCCTCTCCGACGCCACCGCCGCCATCGACTACGACATCGCCGCCGACGTCCTCGACGCCCTGAACGTTCCCGTCCCCGACATCGACCCCGACGACCTCGACGACATCGAACCGTGGGAGGAAGGCGACCTCGCGGTGCTGTCCGACCTGGGGCTGCCCGACGCCGTCCTCGGGGTGAT from Prescottella sp. R16 includes these protein-coding regions:
- a CDS encoding putative glycolipid-binding domain-containing protein — encoded protein: MSTPSTVSPWPAVLTWRAHSAPRMESVRVQLSGNRIKATGRVVGGACPEHPAFSASYDLVTDENGVTRRLSLHTALAAGERHMSISRDEDGVWMVETGTTHLRSGFAGAKDVDVVLSPFFNTLPIRRFGLHHESEDVQVPVVYVNLPDLAVREASLTYSSGPDGVHVLSPVSSSSVTVDADGFVLDYPGLAQRI
- a CDS encoding CueP family metal-binding protein; protein product: MARTAFRKTLTALTGALAAATLLVGCGATDPGESSATPSPNLLARYDLDGLDAREVITRLETMPVAERPTDLLASVEPRTVELSDDNGATASLALPDEQFYVSIAPYAGRTHQCFFHSLTTCLGELPGEDIRVEVTDRSTGAVLVDETLRTNDNGFFGLWLPRAVDATISLESGDRSVTSEISTHDDDPTCVTTLQLT
- a CDS encoding amidase, giving the protein MSGPGVPGLADRARALAKRETTATEQVRATLDALDGLLGTPWENLVAARCDDAAVAAAARADEAIAAGDWIGPLHGIAVAVKDNIDVAGMPTRCGSAVLADAPPAVSDARIVQQLREAGAIVVAKTHLHEFAYGPTGAVNVAGPAAHPHDPNLIAGGSSSGSAALVAKGIVPLAVGTDTGCSTRGPAALCGVVGFKPSFGALPTSGVFPLSTSFDHVGLLAADVLDVSLAWGALPGVAHVRTPVAGLRVGRLRGGNWDVEDPVVAAAINAAQSHLTDAGADVVDVELPETDQLLEVYPVVTGSEAYETHRPWFEAHPERYQPPTAALLAAQRDRPAVDYIHAIRAAERLRRQALSRLRGDLGLDVLITATTPLRSVTQEQARSSDPSVARIPLLRMCSPFNVLGVPALSVPVRGDDGIPVGVQVIGLPTTAGGHGSHPAESAALAGALAVS
- a CDS encoding prephenate dehydrogenase, whose product is MCQPVRVALSVPAPDVCVLGLGLIGGSVLRAAVAADRTGWGWNRSTGAVDAARLDGFDADTDLVAVLRRAADASALIVVAVPMPAVDATLAAIAEHAPGCPVTDVVSVKSEVAAAVARHGLQDRFVGGHPMAGTSQSGWEAGDADLFRDAVWVVGADDGVDPGIFGQVTRLASDCGAVVVPAGSAEHDAAVARVSHLPHVLAEALALSGAAGGDLALGLAAGSFRDGTRVAGSAPSLVRAMCEGNRDALLTALDETLEVLAQARAELSGHGTLAGLIEPGHAARLRYENRERWAIEGIVPGSENWLERMRDAGRRGGVLRP
- a CDS encoding tRNA adenosine deaminase-associated protein, with protein sequence MGAQRANENSASTGSIEDLDGFGMAVVREEGRWTCSPLTDGARTDLRTAEKELLELRSSGAVFGLLDVDEEFFVIVRPAPTGTRLLLSDATAAIDYDIAADVLDALNVPVPDIDPDDLDDIEPWEEGDLAVLSDLGLPDAVLGVILAETDLYPDEQLSMIAQRCGFESELSAALDKLPR